In a genomic window of Oncorhynchus kisutch isolate 150728-3 linkage group LG9, Okis_V2, whole genome shotgun sequence:
- the zgc:92429 gene encoding cysteine and histidine-rich domain-containing protein 1: MALLCYNKGCGEKFDADKNKDDACLHHPGVPIFHDALKGWSCCRKRTTDFSEFLSIKGCTQGRHSNEKPQEPMQPTVTSDKNGVRNNREEIIYQGPKSAEALQKERPSSDEDKTKLKLKVSASLTQVLEKMEISSKAELKKKETAVVMQGTRCKNTGCKTQYQGPETNGETCTHHPGAPVFHEGYKYWGCCCVKTIDFNAFLDQKGCTTGKHRWVQKVNNKKVACRHDWHQTATQVYVTIYAKNANPELSYVEANRTVLTCHIQFEDNKIFHKDYHLWGVADVANSGVNMVSSKVEVSLRKADAVAWGKLEDPKFKPEPEPQDLDMGYTDEADDPSQWDRDIDDDDISDSDEEWEKPQIIQNPPEEDEMPVLEG; this comes from the exons ATGGCACTTCTTTGCTACAACAAAGGCTGTGGAGAGAAGTTTGATGCCGACAAGAACAAAGACG ATGCCTGTCTTCATCATCCAGGTGTTCCCATCTTCCACGATGCTCTGAAG GGTTGGTCTTGTTGTAGGAAGAGAACCACAGACTTCTCTGAATTCCTTTCTATCAAG GGCTGCACCCAGGGGCGTCATAGTAACGAAAAGCCCCAGGAGCCTATGCAGCCGACAGTGACATCAGACAAGAACGGTGTGAGAAACAACAGAGAGGAGATAATTTACCAGGGGCCCAAATCAGCTGAGGCACTGCAGAAAGAGAGACCCAG TTCAGATGAGGATAAGACCAAACTGAAGCTGAAGGTGTCCGCCTCTCTGACTCAGGTTCTGGAGAAGATGGAAATCAGCAGCAAGGCAGAACTAAAAAAGAAAG AGACTGCAGTTGTCATGCAGGGAACACGATGCAAGAACACAGGATGCAAAACA caATACCAGGGCCCAGAGACCAACGGAGAGACCTGTACACACCACCCTGGAGCACCTGTCTTCCACGAGGG GTATAAGTACTGGGGTTGTTGCTGTGTGAAGACCATAGACTTTAATGCTTTTCTGGATCAGAAGGGTTGTACCACTGGCAAACATCGCTGGGTCCAAAAAGTG aACAATAAGAAGGTTGCGTGTAGACATGACTGGCACCAGACAGCCACACAGGTCTACGTGACCATCTATGCCAAGAACGCCAACCCTGAACTGTCCTACGTCGAAGCTAACCGCACAGTG CTGACCTGTCACATCCAGTTTGAGGACAACAAGATTTTCCATAAGGACTACCATCTGTGGGGG GTAGCGGATGTAGCCAACAGTGGGGTCAACATGGTTTCGTCTAAGGTGGAAGTGTCGCTCCGTAAGGCAGATGCTGTGGCCTGGGGAAAACTAGAGGACCCCAAGTTCAAACCAGAACCCGAACCCCAGGATCTGGACATGG GTTACACCGATGAGGCCGACGACCCCAGTCAGTGGGACAGGGACATCGACGACGATGACATCAGTGACTCAGACGAGGAGTGGGAGAAACCGCAGATCATCCAGAATCCTCCAGAAGAGGATGAGATGCCCGTGTTAGAAGGCTAA